In Sphingopyxis sp. FD7, a single window of DNA contains:
- a CDS encoding GMC family oxidoreductase: protein MDQFDIIVIGGGSAGSAAAGRLAEDGRRSVCLVEAGGTNDIMRVKTPGFMPFIPKSSNWQYETVPQKGLNGRTGYQPRGRGLGGSSAINAMVYIRGHRFDYDQWAALGATGWSYADVLPYFKRSEGNERGADEWHGADGPLNVMDQRWPNVTSRRFIESAEALQLPRTADFNRPDNEGFGLYQVTQKDGERWSAARAYVEPLRGRANFDIRTGALVEKILVEDGRAVGVAIRCGRRRETLRAHGGVVLSAGAFGSPQILMLSGIGPEAHLREQGISVIADRAAVGADLQDHIDYVSSWETRSTDPLGNSPSGAWRMVKAILEHRTRRTGIMTTCFAEAGGFWKSRPDLPAPDVQYHFVPAMLEDHGRTKVKGHGFSCHACVLRPESRGTVRLASPDAAAAPAIDPGFLTDERDMATLRAGVRMMHRIVAAPPLADYAGVDRHPVDLDNDAALDALIRSRADTVYHPVGTCRMGSDADAVVDPTLRLNGVDGLWVADASVMPRLVSGNTNAPSIMIGERAADFVKAALG from the coding sequence ATGGATCAGTTCGACATCATCGTCATCGGCGGCGGCAGCGCCGGAAGCGCGGCGGCCGGGCGACTCGCCGAGGACGGCAGGCGCAGCGTCTGTCTGGTCGAGGCGGGCGGGACGAACGACATCATGCGCGTGAAGACGCCGGGTTTCATGCCTTTCATCCCCAAATCGTCGAACTGGCAATATGAGACCGTGCCGCAAAAGGGCCTGAACGGCCGCACCGGGTACCAGCCGCGCGGACGCGGGCTGGGCGGGTCGAGCGCGATCAACGCGATGGTCTATATCCGCGGCCACCGCTTCGATTATGATCAATGGGCGGCGCTGGGCGCGACGGGGTGGAGCTATGCCGATGTGCTGCCCTACTTCAAGCGCAGCGAGGGCAATGAGCGCGGCGCCGACGAATGGCATGGCGCGGACGGGCCGCTGAATGTGATGGACCAGCGCTGGCCCAATGTGACGAGCCGCCGTTTCATCGAAAGCGCGGAGGCGCTGCAACTGCCGCGCACCGCCGATTTCAACCGCCCCGACAATGAGGGTTTCGGGCTGTATCAGGTAACGCAGAAGGACGGCGAGCGCTGGTCGGCTGCCCGAGCCTATGTCGAGCCGCTGCGCGGGCGCGCCAATTTCGACATCCGCACCGGGGCGCTGGTCGAGAAGATATTGGTCGAGGACGGGCGCGCCGTGGGCGTGGCGATCCGCTGCGGGCGCCGCCGCGAGACGCTGCGCGCACACGGCGGGGTGGTGCTGTCGGCGGGGGCGTTCGGGTCGCCGCAGATTTTGATGCTGTCGGGGATCGGGCCGGAGGCGCATCTGCGCGAACAGGGCATTTCGGTGATCGCCGACCGCGCGGCGGTGGGCGCGGACCTTCAGGACCATATCGACTATGTGTCGAGCTGGGAGACGCGCTCGACCGATCCGCTGGGCAACAGCCCCAGCGGCGCATGGCGGATGGTGAAAGCGATCCTTGAACACCGCACCCGGCGGACCGGCATCATGACCACCTGTTTCGCCGAGGCGGGCGGATTCTGGAAATCGCGCCCCGACCTGCCCGCGCCGGACGTGCAATATCATTTCGTCCCCGCGATGCTCGAGGATCATGGGCGCACCAAGGTCAAGGGGCACGGCTTTTCGTGCCACGCCTGCGTGCTGCGCCCCGAAAGCCGCGGGACGGTGCGGCTGGCGTCGCCCGATGCCGCCGCCGCACCCGCGATCGACCCCGGCTTCCTGACCGACGAGCGCGACATGGCGACGTTAAGGGCGGGCGTGCGGATGATGCACCGCATCGTCGCGGCGCCGCCGCTGGCCGATTATGCCGGGGTCGATCGCCATCCGGTCGACCTGGACAATGACGCGGCGCTCGACGCGCTGATCCGCAGCCGCGCCGACACCGTCTATCACCCTGTCGGCACCTGCCGGATGGGGAGCGACGCGGATGCCGTGGTCGACCCGACGCTGAGGCTGAATGGCGTCGACGGCCTGTGGGTCGCCGACGCAAGCGTGATGCCGCGACTGGTCAGCGGCAACACCAATGCGCCGAGCATCATGATCGGCGAGCGCGCTGCCGATTTTGTGAAAGCGGCTTTGGGCTGA
- a CDS encoding sterol desaturase family protein — MPELPDPVAYAVPGFILLLIVEMIVSRRQDRSRYEARDTLTSLLLGTGSQVAGALVGAAVIGMAVWVHQFRLFDIGIAFGTWWWAWILCFFLDDLAYYAFHRSAHRVRWFWASHVIHHSSQHYNLSTALRQTWTGFFSLAFIFRLPLFLIGFPPAMVFFCAGLNLIYQFWIHTEAIGRMPKWFEAVMNTPSHHRVHHGVNPRYLDANYAGVFIIWDRMFGSFVPERDDEPVRYGIVKQLGSFNILWAAVHEWVGIAKDVWTAPWRHKLGYIWREPGWSHDGSRATSATIKARWAAGRASEEAAE, encoded by the coding sequence GTGCCTGAACTGCCCGATCCCGTCGCCTATGCCGTGCCGGGCTTCATCCTGCTGCTGATCGTCGAGATGATTGTCTCGCGGCGCCAGGACCGCAGCCGTTACGAGGCCCGCGACACGTTGACATCGCTTCTGCTTGGCACCGGCAGTCAGGTCGCGGGGGCATTGGTCGGCGCGGCGGTGATCGGCATGGCGGTGTGGGTGCATCAGTTCCGGCTGTTCGACATCGGCATCGCGTTCGGCACATGGTGGTGGGCGTGGATCCTCTGCTTTTTCCTCGACGACCTCGCCTATTATGCCTTCCACCGCAGCGCGCACCGGGTCCGCTGGTTCTGGGCAAGCCATGTCATCCACCACAGCTCGCAGCATTATAATCTGTCGACCGCGCTCAGGCAGACGTGGACGGGTTTTTTCAGCCTCGCCTTCATCTTTCGCCTTCCGCTGTTCCTGATCGGCTTTCCACCCGCGATGGTGTTCTTCTGCGCGGGGCTGAACCTGATCTATCAGTTCTGGATCCATACCGAGGCGATCGGGCGAATGCCCAAATGGTTCGAGGCGGTGATGAACACGCCGTCGCACCACCGCGTCCATCATGGCGTGAACCCGCGCTACCTCGACGCCAATTATGCCGGGGTGTTCATCATCTGGGATCGGATGTTCGGCAGCTTCGTTCCCGAACGCGACGACGAGCCGGTGCGCTATGGCATCGTCAAACAGCTCGGCAGTTTCAACATCCTGTGGGCCGCCGTCCACGAATGGGTCGGGATCGCCAAGGATGTGTGGACCGCGCCGTGGCGGCACAAGCTGGGTTATATCTGGCGCGAACCCGGCTGGAGCCACGACGGCAGCCGCGCGACGAGCGCGACGATCAAGGCGCGGTGGGCGGCGGGGCGCGCGAGCGAGGAGGCGGCGGAGTAG
- a CDS encoding TIGR01244 family sulfur transferase, translated as MSDFRPLSAQFSVAPQIDIEDVAAAKAAGFALVVNNRPDGEEPAAPQGEQIAHACAAEGLAYAAIPIGHAGFSHAQIDALDKLLHDATGPILAYCRSGTRSTHLWALARARAGDDVGAIVEAAAKAGYDLTGLRPMLDALAGER; from the coding sequence ATGAGCGATTTTCGTCCCCTGTCCGCCCAGTTCAGCGTCGCGCCGCAGATCGACATCGAGGATGTCGCCGCGGCGAAGGCGGCGGGCTTTGCGCTGGTCGTCAACAACCGCCCCGACGGCGAGGAACCCGCGGCGCCGCAGGGTGAGCAGATCGCGCATGCCTGCGCCGCCGAAGGGCTGGCCTATGCCGCGATTCCGATTGGCCATGCAGGGTTCAGCCATGCGCAGATCGATGCGCTCGACAAGCTGCTCCATGACGCGACGGGGCCGATCCTCGCCTATTGCCGGTCGGGGACGCGCTCGACGCATTTGTGGGCGCTGGCGCGTGCGCGCGCCGGGGACGATGTCGGCGCGATCGTCGAAGCCGCGGCGAAGGCGGGCTATGACCTCACCGGCCTGCGCCCGATGCTCGACGCGCTGGCGGGGGAGCGGTGA
- the recQ gene encoding DNA helicase RecQ — protein sequence MPSPADALLPLLKSTFGFDHFRGRQADVVARVMAGERTLAVMPTGAGKSLTYQLPAVALDGCVVVVSPLIALMHDQLRGARAAGIRAASLTSVDADFADTRQAYRDGQLDLLYIAPERATGEGFRSLMEARTPALFAIDEAHCVSEWGHDFRPDYRLLRPLLDAFPSVPRLALTATADRHTREDILVQLGIPADGLVLAGFDRPNIRYRVMPRVSPAKQLADFIAANPGPGIVYCPTRDGTERMADRLAAATGRSVAAYHAGLDPERRMAVQHDFVASEDGIVTATVAFGMGIDKPDVRFVAHAGLPKSIESYYQETGRAGRDGDPAEALMLWAADDFARARARLSELPEARVAGERARLDALAALVETVECRRALLLRHFGENPPTRCGNCDTCLDPPKQLDATVLAQKLMSAVYRTGQSFGAGHVEAVLTGKRDARVVSRGHDKLSVFGIVEGEEARLIKPLVRTLMAREALATTEHGGLMFGPAGRAVMKGEAPVLIAEPPAKRTQRPSRSDRGAANPVGDPLFEALRSVRRELAAEAGVPPYVVFHDAVLRAMASERPATRSDLAAIPGVGAKKLEAWGDAFLNVIRRF from the coding sequence ATGCCCTCTCCCGCCGACGCGCTTCTCCCCCTCCTCAAATCCACCTTCGGTTTCGACCATTTTCGTGGCCGTCAGGCCGATGTCGTCGCTCGCGTCATGGCGGGCGAGCGCACGCTGGCGGTGATGCCGACGGGGGCGGGCAAGTCGCTGACCTATCAGCTGCCCGCGGTGGCGCTCGACGGCTGCGTCGTCGTCGTGTCGCCGCTGATCGCGCTGATGCACGACCAGCTGCGCGGGGCGCGGGCGGCGGGGATAAGAGCGGCGTCGCTGACCAGCGTCGATGCCGATTTCGCCGATACCCGCCAGGCCTATCGCGACGGCCAGCTCGACCTCCTCTATATCGCGCCGGAGCGCGCGACGGGGGAGGGGTTCCGGTCGCTGATGGAGGCGCGGACGCCCGCGCTGTTCGCGATCGACGAAGCGCATTGCGTCAGCGAGTGGGGGCATGATTTCCGGCCCGATTACCGGTTGCTGCGCCCGCTGCTCGACGCCTTTCCCTCGGTGCCGCGACTGGCGCTCACCGCGACCGCCGACCGGCACACGCGCGAGGACATATTGGTCCAGCTCGGCATTCCCGCCGACGGTCTCGTGCTCGCGGGCTTCGATCGGCCGAACATTCGCTACCGCGTGATGCCGCGCGTCAGCCCGGCGAAGCAGCTCGCCGATTTCATCGCCGCCAATCCGGGGCCGGGGATCGTCTATTGCCCGACGCGCGACGGGACCGAGCGGATGGCCGACCGGCTCGCCGCGGCGACGGGGCGCAGCGTGGCCGCCTATCACGCCGGGCTCGACCCTGAACGACGCATGGCTGTGCAGCATGATTTTGTGGCGTCGGAGGACGGCATCGTCACCGCGACGGTCGCCTTCGGCATGGGGATCGACAAGCCCGACGTGCGCTTCGTCGCGCACGCCGGGCTGCCGAAATCGATCGAGAGCTATTATCAGGAAACCGGCCGCGCGGGGCGCGACGGCGATCCGGCCGAGGCGCTGATGCTGTGGGCGGCCGACGATTTCGCGCGCGCGCGTGCGCGGCTGTCCGAACTGCCCGAGGCGCGCGTGGCGGGCGAGCGGGCGCGGCTCGATGCGCTCGCGGCGCTGGTCGAAACGGTCGAGTGCCGCCGCGCGCTGCTGCTGCGCCATTTCGGCGAGAATCCGCCGACACGCTGCGGCAATTGCGACACCTGCCTCGATCCCCCCAAACAACTCGACGCGACGGTGCTCGCGCAGAAACTGATGAGCGCGGTCTATCGCACCGGGCAGAGCTTTGGCGCGGGCCATGTCGAGGCGGTGCTGACCGGCAAGCGCGACGCGCGGGTCGTCAGCCGCGGGCACGACAAGCTCTCGGTTTTTGGCATCGTCGAGGGCGAAGAAGCGCGGCTCATCAAGCCGCTGGTGCGCACGCTGATGGCACGCGAGGCACTTGCGACCACCGAGCATGGCGGGCTGATGTTCGGTCCTGCGGGCCGCGCGGTGATGAAGGGCGAGGCCCCGGTGCTGATCGCCGAGCCGCCGGCGAAGCGCACGCAGCGGCCCAGCCGAAGCGACCGAGGCGCCGCCAATCCCGTCGGCGACCCGCTGTTCGAGGCGCTGCGCAGCGTCCGGCGCGAGCTCGCCGCCGAGGCGGGCGTGCCCCCCTATGTCGTCTTCCACGACGCGGTGCTGCGCGCGATGGCGAGCGAACGTCCGGCGACGCGCAGCGACCTGGCCGCGATCCCGGGGGTCGGCGCGAAGAAGCTCGAGGCTTGGGGCGATGCGTTTCTGAATGTGATCCGACGGTTTTGA
- a CDS encoding aquaporin yields the protein MTRRIAAEAIGSFFLFAAVVGSGIMAETLSGGNVGIALLANALATGAILFVLIAMLGPVSGAHFNPAVTLVMALGHRIAPRTAMLYVAAQLAGGILGVWAAHLMFDLPLLQFSAKARTGGGQWAGEFVATFGLILTILGTVRHRPDWVAPSVALYITAAYWFTSSTSFANPAIAVARSLSDSFAGIAPADVPAFVAAQLAGAVAAWGCGRWLFMEDAAG from the coding sequence GTGACCCGGCGGATCGCGGCCGAAGCGATCGGCAGCTTTTTCCTGTTCGCGGCGGTCGTCGGGTCGGGGATCATGGCGGAGACGCTGTCGGGCGGCAATGTCGGGATCGCGCTGCTCGCCAACGCGCTTGCGACCGGGGCGATATTGTTCGTGCTGATCGCGATGCTGGGGCCGGTGTCGGGCGCGCATTTCAACCCCGCGGTGACGCTGGTGATGGCGCTTGGCCACCGCATCGCGCCGCGCACTGCGATGCTCTATGTCGCCGCGCAGCTGGCGGGCGGTATCCTGGGCGTGTGGGCGGCGCATCTGATGTTCGACCTGCCGCTGCTGCAATTTTCGGCAAAGGCGCGCACCGGCGGCGGGCAATGGGCGGGCGAGTTCGTCGCGACCTTTGGCTTGATCCTCACGATCCTCGGCACCGTGCGGCACCGCCCCGACTGGGTGGCGCCGAGCGTCGCGCTCTATATTACTGCGGCCTATTGGTTCACCTCGTCGACCAGCTTCGCCAATCCCGCGATTGCGGTGGCGCGCAGCCTGTCGGACAGTTTCGCCGGGATCGCGCCAGCCGATGTGCCCGCGTTCGTGGCGGCGCAACTCGCCGGCGCGGTCGCGGCATGGGGCTGCGGCCGCTGGTTGTTTATGGAGGACGCGGCGGGATAG
- a CDS encoding arsenate reductase ArsC, with protein MTAGEGLGVLVLCTGNSARSILGEALIGRMGDGRLTAYSAGSKPRGVPHPAALRLLGAKGFDVSAFRSKSWDAFAAPGAPRIDIAITVCGNAAGEACPLFTGAPVRAHWGLADPADVTGGAAAEDAAFAETYRLLEMRVAAMLALPLEDMTPAERRAALNAIGQMEGAA; from the coding sequence ATGACGGCGGGGGAGGGGCTTGGCGTGCTGGTGCTGTGCACCGGCAATTCGGCGCGCAGCATTTTGGGCGAGGCGCTGATCGGGCGCATGGGCGACGGGCGGCTCACCGCGTATAGCGCGGGGAGCAAGCCCAGGGGCGTGCCGCACCCCGCGGCGCTCCGCCTGCTCGGCGCCAAGGGCTTTGACGTTTCGGCGTTTCGCTCGAAAAGCTGGGACGCGTTCGCCGCTCCGGGCGCGCCGCGCATCGACATCGCGATCACCGTGTGCGGCAATGCGGCGGGCGAGGCGTGTCCGCTGTTCACCGGCGCGCCGGTGCGCGCGCACTGGGGGCTGGCCGACCCCGCCGACGTGACGGGCGGCGCGGCGGCCGAAGATGCGGCCTTTGCCGAGACATACCGGCTGCTCGAAATGCGCGTCGCCGCGATGCTCGCGCTGCCGCTCGAAGATATGACGCCCGCCGAGCGCCGCGCGGCGCTGAACGCGATCGGGCAGATGGAGGGCGCGGCGTGA
- a CDS encoding ArsI/CadI family heavy metal resistance metalloenzyme translates to MSRFHMHVGVADLDKSIAFYSGLFGAAPSVTKPDYAKWMLDDPRINFAISVRDGAHRGIEHVGLQVEDADELKAVYGRLKNAGAPVLEEGATTCCYAKSEKSWIADPDGVVWEAFLTNGEATVYGDSPDFAPLASDNAAEDACCVPTMPQQAAPKVCC, encoded by the coding sequence ATGAGCCGGTTTCACATGCACGTCGGGGTCGCCGACCTCGACAAGTCGATTGCCTTTTACAGCGGGCTGTTCGGCGCCGCGCCGAGCGTCACCAAGCCCGACTATGCCAAATGGATGCTCGACGATCCGCGGATCAATTTCGCGATCTCGGTGCGCGACGGCGCGCATCGCGGGATCGAGCATGTCGGGTTGCAGGTCGAGGATGCCGATGAGCTGAAGGCGGTCTATGGCCGACTGAAGAACGCGGGGGCGCCGGTGCTGGAGGAAGGCGCGACGACCTGTTGCTACGCCAAATCGGAAAAGAGCTGGATCGCCGATCCCGACGGGGTGGTGTGGGAAGCGTTCCTGACCAACGGTGAGGCGACGGTGTATGGCGACAGCCCCGATTTCGCGCCGCTCGCGTCGGACAATGCTGCCGAAGATGCGTGCTGTGTGCCGACCATGCCGCAGCAAGCGGCACCCAAAGTCTGCTGTTGA
- a CDS encoding ArsR/SmtB family transcription factor, whose translation MESETIIRALGALAQEHRLALFRLLVQAGPEGLAAGAIAEALGVPASSLSFHLAQLTNAGLIAQRRDGRSLIYSADYGAMTALVGFLMENCCGGAACAPAAGCTTDSNSERKSA comes from the coding sequence ATGGAATCCGAAACCATTATCCGCGCGCTCGGCGCGCTTGCGCAGGAGCACCGGCTCGCGCTGTTCCGGCTGCTCGTGCAGGCGGGGCCCGAGGGGCTTGCGGCGGGAGCGATTGCCGAGGCGCTGGGGGTGCCGGCGTCGTCGCTGTCCTTCCACCTTGCGCAGCTCACGAACGCGGGGCTGATCGCGCAGCGGCGCGACGGGCGCTCGCTCATCTATTCGGCCGACTATGGCGCGATGACCGCGCTCGTCGGCTTCCTCATGGAAAATTGCTGCGGCGGGGCGGCGTGCGCGCCCGCGGCGGGATGTACCACCGATTCCAACAGCGAAAGGAAAAGCGCATGA
- a CDS encoding ABCB family ABC transporter ATP-binding protein/permease, whose amino-acid sequence MPPDTATSADVGREPPVLATLRRFLPYLWPAGQRQAKLRIILAGLIVLASKGVQLSMGFLYGAAIDRMAPGLEDGAALAIGLVLAYAGARFAGVLFDNLRNVVFERVGQDATRELAIATFSHLHALSLRFHLARRTGEVTKVIERGTKSIDTMLYFLLFNIAPTVIELAAVLIIFWTRFSFGLASATALMVVVYIIFTRRVTDWRNALRTRMNDLDTLTIGRSVDSLLNYETVKYFGAEAREEARYRDVADQYARAAVKSENSLAWLNIGQSLITNAALAGAMAYTVWGWSVGEYKVGDVVLVNTLLAQLFRPLDMLGMVYRVIRQGLVDMEAMFRLIDTPPEISDAPGAAPLAVNGGAVTFDNVVFGYEPDRTILNGVSFAVGAGETLAIVGPSGAGKSTIARLLFRFYDPQGGRILIDGQDISQVTQQSLRASIGIVPQDTVLFNDSIGYNIAYGREGASADEIAAAAEGAAIDGFIALLPQGYDTEVGERGLKLSGGEKQRVAIARTLLKNPPILILDEATSALDSRTEAAIQDTLERIAARRTTLVIAHRLSTVTNADRIIVLDRGRVAETGTHDELLRMRGLYADMWARQQAEKEEGTV is encoded by the coding sequence ATGCCCCCTGACACCGCCACCTCCGCCGATGTCGGCCGCGAGCCGCCTGTTCTCGCCACGCTGCGGCGCTTCCTGCCCTATCTGTGGCCGGCGGGGCAGCGGCAGGCGAAGCTGCGGATCATCCTTGCGGGGCTGATCGTGCTCGCGTCGAAGGGCGTCCAGCTGTCGATGGGCTTCCTCTATGGCGCGGCGATCGACCGCATGGCGCCGGGGCTGGAGGATGGCGCCGCGCTCGCGATCGGGCTGGTGCTCGCTTATGCCGGGGCACGCTTCGCCGGGGTGCTGTTCGACAACCTCCGCAACGTCGTGTTCGAGCGCGTCGGACAGGATGCGACGCGCGAGCTGGCGATCGCGACCTTCAGCCACCTCCACGCGCTCAGTCTGCGCTTTCATCTGGCGCGGCGGACGGGCGAGGTCACCAAGGTGATCGAGCGCGGCACCAAGAGCATCGACACGATGCTCTATTTCCTGCTGTTCAACATCGCGCCGACGGTGATCGAGCTGGCCGCGGTGCTCATCATCTTCTGGACCAGGTTCAGCTTCGGCCTGGCGAGCGCGACCGCGCTGATGGTCGTCGTCTATATCATCTTCACGCGGCGGGTGACCGACTGGCGCAACGCGCTGCGCACGCGGATGAACGACCTCGACACGCTGACGATCGGGCGCAGCGTCGACAGCCTCTTGAACTACGAGACCGTCAAATATTTCGGCGCCGAGGCGCGCGAGGAAGCGCGCTACCGCGACGTCGCCGACCAATATGCGCGTGCCGCGGTGAAGAGCGAGAACAGCCTGGCGTGGCTCAACATCGGGCAGAGCCTGATTACCAACGCCGCGCTTGCGGGGGCGATGGCCTATACGGTGTGGGGCTGGTCGGTCGGCGAGTATAAGGTCGGCGATGTGGTGCTGGTGAATACGTTGCTCGCGCAGCTGTTCCGCCCGCTCGACATGCTGGGCATGGTGTACCGCGTCATCCGCCAGGGGCTGGTCGACATGGAGGCGATGTTCCGCCTGATCGATACGCCGCCCGAGATTTCGGATGCGCCGGGCGCAGCGCCGCTGGCGGTGAACGGCGGGGCGGTGACGTTCGACAATGTCGTCTTCGGGTACGAGCCCGACCGCACGATCCTGAACGGCGTGAGCTTTGCCGTCGGCGCGGGCGAGACGCTGGCGATCGTCGGGCCGTCGGGGGCGGGCAAGTCGACGATCGCGCGGCTGCTCTTCCGCTTTTACGATCCGCAGGGCGGGCGCATCCTGATCGACGGGCAGGACATATCGCAGGTAACCCAGCAAAGCCTGCGCGCGAGCATCGGCATCGTCCCGCAGGACACGGTGCTGTTCAACGATTCGATCGGTTACAACATCGCCTATGGCCGCGAAGGCGCGAGCGCCGACGAGATCGCGGCGGCGGCCGAGGGCGCGGCGATCGACGGCTTTATCGCGCTGTTGCCGCAGGGCTATGACACCGAGGTCGGCGAACGCGGGCTGAAGCTGTCGGGCGGCGAGAAGCAGCGCGTCGCGATCGCGCGGACCTTGCTCAAGAATCCGCCGATACTGATCCTCGACGAAGCGACGAGCGCGCTCGACAGCCGCACCGAGGCGGCGATCCAGGACACGCTGGAGCGCATCGCGGCGCGCCGAACGACCCTGGTGATCGCGCACCGCCTGTCGACGGTGACGAACGCCGACCGCATCATCGTGCTCGACCGGGGCCGGGTCGCCGAGACGGGCACGCACGACGAGCTGCTGCGGATGCGCGGACTCTATGCCGACATGTGGGCGCGGCAGCAGGCGGAGAAGGAGGAGGGGACGGTTTAG
- a CDS encoding LptA/OstA family protein, with amino-acid sequence MNRLWTPRSLMLAGAGFALTGLAILSAGGGDRAAAQALANHNSNAPVDFAAGSIEVQDRADRVVLAGGVRVTQAGLTVTAPRMTVAYTRAGGTDVNRLDATGGVTVVKGDESARGNVAIYDLDRRLITMVGNVELRQRGNNLRGGRLVIDLNSGRATVDGRGAARGPDGNPIAGGTGGRVTGTFTVPERKQ; translated from the coding sequence ATGAACCGGCTTTGGACGCCCAGGAGCCTGATGCTCGCAGGCGCGGGATTCGCGCTGACAGGCCTGGCTATCCTGTCGGCGGGCGGCGGCGATCGCGCGGCAGCGCAGGCGCTCGCCAACCACAACAGCAATGCGCCGGTCGATTTCGCCGCGGGCAGCATCGAGGTGCAGGATCGCGCCGATCGCGTGGTGCTGGCGGGCGGGGTCCGCGTCACGCAAGCGGGGCTGACGGTCACCGCGCCGCGGATGACCGTCGCTTATACGCGCGCCGGGGGCACTGACGTCAACCGGCTCGACGCGACCGGCGGCGTGACGGTGGTGAAGGGCGACGAATCGGCGCGCGGCAATGTCGCCATCTACGACCTCGACCGCCGCCTGATCACGATGGTCGGCAATGTCGAGCTGCGCCAGCGCGGCAACAATCTGCGCGGCGGGCGGCTGGTGATCGACCTCAATAGCGGGCGCGCGACGGTCGACGGTCGCGGCGCGGCGCGCGGACCCGACGGCAATCCGATCGCGGGCGGCACCGGCGGGCGCGTCACCGGCACCTTCACCGTACCGGAAAGAAAGCAGTAA
- the lptC gene encoding LPS export ABC transporter periplasmic protein LptC, translating to MSERADLDRTKRQMWARSGSSHDRVVRILRYGLPLVIGVVAAVLVFSPFTQRAEISFLLAKDKVDMASERMKVTRAEYRGQDAKGQPFALLAGSAVQKSSAEPVVRMTDLSGAIRLTDGPATIVAQRGAYNMETGRVLVPGTVRVRGTNGYRLDASNVAVDLKTRSLIGTGGVEGALNIGQFSANALSADLDKRIVRLEGNARLRINQGVIE from the coding sequence ATGTCCGAACGCGCCGATCTTGACCGCACGAAGCGCCAGATGTGGGCGCGCAGCGGATCGAGCCACGATCGCGTGGTGCGGATCCTGCGTTACGGCCTGCCGCTGGTGATCGGCGTGGTCGCTGCGGTGCTGGTCTTTTCGCCCTTTACCCAGCGCGCCGAGATCAGCTTCCTGCTCGCGAAGGACAAGGTCGACATGGCGAGCGAACGGATGAAGGTGACGCGCGCCGAATATCGTGGACAGGACGCCAAGGGCCAGCCTTTTGCGCTGCTCGCGGGCAGCGCGGTCCAGAAGAGCTCGGCCGAACCCGTCGTACGGATGACCGACCTGTCCGGTGCGATCCGCCTGACCGATGGTCCGGCGACGATCGTGGCGCAACGGGGCGCCTATAATATGGAAACCGGCCGTGTCCTGGTGCCGGGCACGGTGCGCGTGCGCGGCACGAACGGCTATCGGCTCGATGCGAGCAATGTAGCGGTCGATCTCAAGACGCGCAGCCTGATCGGAACGGGCGGTGTCGAAGGCGCGTTGAACATCGGTCAGTTTTCGGCCAACGCACTGTCCGCCGACCTCGACAAGCGGATCGTCCGGCTGGAGGGCAACGCCCGGCTGCGGATCAACCAGGGAGTGATCGAATGA
- a CDS encoding ribonuclease D, producing the protein MSVYFHEEDLPEGVLGAGAVAVDTETMGLNPLRDRLCLVQISDGSGDEHLVRFRPGSDYDAPVLKAILTDPGRLKLFHFARFDIAALQQALGVVTAPVYCTKIASRLVRTYTDRHGLKELVRELLGQEVSKQQQSSDWGAAELSEAQRDYAASDVRFLHAMKEILDARLAREGRTELAQACFDFLPTRAALDLAGWPEVDIFAHS; encoded by the coding sequence ATGAGCGTATATTTCCACGAAGAAGACCTGCCCGAAGGCGTGCTGGGCGCGGGCGCCGTTGCGGTCGATACCGAAACCATGGGGCTCAATCCGCTGCGCGATCGGCTCTGCCTCGTCCAGATCAGCGACGGGTCGGGCGACGAGCATCTCGTCCGCTTCAGACCCGGCAGCGACTATGATGCGCCGGTGCTGAAGGCGATCCTGACCGATCCCGGCCGATTGAAACTTTTTCATTTCGCGCGCTTCGACATCGCCGCCTTGCAGCAGGCGCTCGGCGTCGTCACCGCGCCCGTCTATTGCACCAAGATCGCCTCGCGACTGGTTCGCACCTATACCGACCGCCACGGGCTGAAGGAACTGGTGCGCGAACTCTTGGGGCAGGAAGTGTCGAAGCAGCAGCAGTCGAGCGACTGGGGCGCCGCCGAACTCAGCGAGGCGCAGCGCGACTATGCCGCGAGCGACGTGCGTTTCCTGCACGCGATGAAAGAGATTCTGGACGCGCGGCTGGCGCGCGAGGGGCGCACCGAACTGGCGCAGGCCTGTTTCGATTTCCTGCCGACGCGCGCGGCGCTCGACCTCGCCGGCTGGCCCGAGGTCGATATTTTCGCGCACAGCTGA